A segment of the Fibrobacter sp. genome:
ATGATTTTCCCCAGATGCTGCCCATTTTCCGCGAAGTGATTCAGGGCGGCGACACTTACGACTTTGAAGAAACTGCCAGCGACCAGGACGCATTCGACTACTGGTTCGGCAAGGGCGTGAGCAGCTGGGTCATGGTAGAGAGTTCGGACGAAGGTCAAGGTGACCAGGTTCTTGGATTCTACAAGATCATCCAAAACCATCGTGGTCGAGGCAGCCATGTAGCCAATGCCTCCTTTATGGTTTCCAGCGCCGCCCGCGGAAAGGGCATCGGCCGAAAGATGGGCGAGGACTGTATCCGGAATGCCAAGGCCATGGGCTTTAAGGCAATCCAGTTCAACTTCGTCATCAGCACCAACGAACCTGCCATGCACCTTTGGAAAAATCTGGGTTTCAAGGAACTTTGTCGACTGCCGGGAGCATTCAACCACAAGAAGCTAGGCTATGTCGATGCCGTAATCTTCTTTATGGAACTTTAAGATATCAACAATATATTGGGGGTTTTATGAAAAAATTCATTCTGTTGTTGATAAGTCTGGCGGTTGCCACTCCGACTTTCGCCCAGGAATCCAACTGGGAAGTTTCTCCCTATGACCAGGAAAATAATCAGCCAAATCCTCAGCTTAAAGAAAATCAGACCAAGAGCAGACACAACATCAGTGTTGAATATGGCTTTTTAAACATCACTGACTTGGGTTGGGCTATCGCTTCATTGGTAAGTGGCATATTCGGCGATGATGAAAATGAAACATTATTCCTCGGAGATATCAGTATTAACTATGGTTACGAGGTTGGTGAACTATTTGAAACAGGTATAATCGCTAACTTCGCCCTACCCGGAAAAGGCTATTTCTTCGCTACCGTAATGCCGAGAGCAAAACTTAACTACAACCAAGGCGGATTTGTAAATCCCTATATGGAACTTGACGCCGGTTTCGGCATCTGCAGCAACGGAAGAGCCGCACCCATGTTCCATGGAACCCTCCTAGGCCTAGAAATCGGATACTTCTATATGCAACTCGCGGGATGGGGACAGCGCGGCCTATTCTACGCCGGTGTCAAAATACCGCTTTAATTTTTTCAAAAAAACTTCTTTTTTCCTATTGACTCGTCCCTTAGGGCCGGGTCTATATTTATATAGTCGCCTGACAAGGTGGCAGAAAAGTGATCACAAAGGGGCGGGTCGCGAACCGCAAATTTTATGAATAGATGCAGCGCCTGGGTTGTAAATGTTCTCCCACCGGTTACTGTTTTACCATCGAACACAACAAGGAATACAAACCCGAAGCTGTGTATATCGAATATTGCGAACAGGTGGAGGAAGCTCTCCAGGATCCTAAAATCGTCCAGTTCAAGACCATGCCCGCAGTGAAGACAGCCCTCTGCCTAAAACACATCGGACCCTACGATCGTTTTTACCAGTCCTACACCGAGATGTTCAAGTACATCGAAGAGCAGGGTTATAAGATCGTGGGCGACCTCCGCTGCGTGTATGTGGACGGAGCCTGGAATCAGGATGATCCCGAAAAGTGGCTATCCATTATCCAGGTGCCGGTGGAAAAATAACACTCCAAGCCGCTATCAAAAAATGTTTGCACTTGCTCCTGATGTACATATTTAAACTTCGCAAGTGCAAACATCCCTCACTTATTTATAGACTCGTAGCGCCCAACATATTATATATTATCCCTATGAAAATTGATCACATTGCCATCTGGGTTCAAAATATTGAAAAGGTCTGTGAATTCTACCAGAAGTATTTCAATGCCACCATCGGACCTCTCTACCATAATCCCACCAAAGGTTTTACCAGCAGGTTCATTACCTTCGAAGGTGGCGCCCGCATTGAAGTGATGCACCGAACTGATGTTGAATCTTCAATATCCTATCCACATTTTGGCTGGTGCCATGTTGCAATATCTCTTGGTTCAAAAGAAAAGGTGGATAAGTTGACCGCCCAAATGGAAACTGATGGAGTCACTGTCGTTGGACAGCCTCGTACCACTGGAGACGGGTACTATGAGAGTGTGGTCCAGGATCCCGAAGGCAACCTTGTAGAATTGACTATTTAAAATTCGCTTGAAAATAAATCCCAATAAGGTTTCACGTGAAACGTTCGTAGGGCGAGAGTCGCGACAGGGAGCTCGCTCACCGACATGACCGACCCCAAGAACATAGCACTTGCTTCCGATGGACATATTTAGATCTAAAATAATATAAAACAACATCACGCAATTTTTCAT
Coding sequences within it:
- a CDS encoding GNAT family N-acetyltransferase; this translates as DFPQMLPIFREVIQGGDTYDFEETASDQDAFDYWFGKGVSSWVMVESSDEGQGDQVLGFYKIIQNHRGRGSHVANASFMVSSAARGKGIGRKMGEDCIRNAKAMGFKAIQFNFVISTNEPAMHLWKNLGFKELCRLPGAFNHKKLGYVDAVIFFMEL
- a CDS encoding GyrI-like domain-containing protein; translation: MQRLGCKCSPTGYCFTIEHNKEYKPEAVYIEYCEQVEEALQDPKIVQFKTMPAVKTALCLKHIGPYDRFYQSYTEMFKYIEEQGYKIVGDLRCVYVDGAWNQDDPEKWLSIIQVPVEK
- a CDS encoding VOC family protein codes for the protein MKIDHIAIWVQNIEKVCEFYQKYFNATIGPLYHNPTKGFTSRFITFEGGARIEVMHRTDVESSISYPHFGWCHVAISLGSKEKVDKLTAQMETDGVTVVGQPRTTGDGYYESVVQDPEGNLVELTI